One window from the genome of Andrena cerasifolii isolate SP2316 chromosome 3, iyAndCera1_principal, whole genome shotgun sequence encodes:
- the LOC143367458 gene encoding uncharacterized protein C2orf42 isoform X2 has product MSNEERLRKLLSDLGKATLRGVRKCPKCGTYNGSRGLCCKNKYCDAVFKEPGEKRKLSTEACKLITGTTAQVFSVRVRDKGPDYRGFVQLPLINATISNEMTTLISQSTALCFVDSCERSFDTSVLKCHEKNLSDMPVSTCQHIQAALRCYAEAQPLTLRNSILSSLNVNNEMKQEIWLLATETSGPLVQRVSKNIMAVKCKASPKHPLGYLHFSLFVTKLKDRVEHRYFCSCSTFKGVGKTAGDKADVAQSSQSKRCVHFYACICAFASDAKLSEEFSYYINLDQTDLSIPKPLTAMLQNNEQDKIVGIDLDGLTTDDTDTHLLIFRDDTLTVQSLDGNRLDLDSMNLDSTILPHSIVENIEVECDRTLLEDNNMMSQVHNLEVINQSGVQLGGNAVKILDDQTAIDSKYNVLNNSHYILNDDNIKVLNTGTLKVLDTSAILDVNNMKLIDTVSNASGMKVMNKNVLIQYDTGNVSITESSGIQQPISTKRKRDDKPTSTNSTSLNNLNSIEPRKAKTKLQIIKKYQNPCEDLDEANINLPFIKWLASITERINQTMHFQFDGKPDPLVFHVPQIFFDCLRERISCGGKKKRLPNSTTAFVRKDGVPLGTFTKYTWQITNILHVKSIFETPLIPLEITRSFVQNVDGTYELYKREETDIDRYKKTDNNALIKPLELKTYLKVGKTSPNQVEPTPFLIEWIPDILPISKIGELRIRFEFGHVKNETSHRWRKIALLKNY; this is encoded by the exons ATGTCCAATGAAGAGCGTTTGCGGAAGCTTTTGTCCGACTTAGGAAAAGCGACTTTACGCGGAGTTCGTAAATGTCCAAAATGTGGAACTTACAATGGATCCCGTGGTTTATGCTGTAAAAACAAATACTGCGATGCGGTGTTTAAGGAGCCCGGTGAGAAAAGGAAATTATCGACGGAAGCGTGTAAGCTTATTACAGGCACAACAGCTCAAGTCTTCTCGGTTCGGGTGCGTGACAAAGGTCCAGATTATCGTGGATTTGTTCAGTTGCCATTGATAAATGCGACGATATCCAACGAAATGACGACTCTCATTTCGCAATCCACGGCGCTGTGCTTTGTCGATAGTTGTGAAAGGAGTTTTGATACTAGTGTTCTTAAATGTCAC GAAAAGAATTTGTCCGACATGCCTGTTTCTACGTGTCAACATATACAGGCTGCCTTAAGATGTTATGCAGAGGCACAACCATTAACATTGAGGAATTCAATTCTATCGTCCTTAAACgtgaataatgaaatgaaacaaGAAATTTGGTTATTGGCCACAGAAACCTCAGGTCCGTTAGTACAGCGTGTATCTAAAAATATAATGGCAGTGAAATGTAAAGCTTCGCCGAAGCATCCATTGGGCTACcttcatttttctctctttgttaCGAAATTGAAAGATAGAGTTGAACATCGCTATTTCTGTTCTTGTTCCACATTTAAG GGTGTGGGAAAAACAGCAGGGGACAAAGCAGACGTAGCACAGTCATCGCAGAGTAAACGTTGCGTGCATTTTTATGCGTGTATTTGTGCATTCGCTAGCGACGCAAAGTTATCTGAAGAGTTTAGTTATTATATAAATTTGGATCAGACCGATTTAAGTATACCGAAACCATTGACGGCAATGTTACAGAATAATGAGCAAGATAAAATAGTTGGCATTG ATCTCGATGGATTAACTACAGACGATACAGATACGCATCTTTTAATATTTCGAGATGATACTTTAACGGTACAGAGTTTGGATGGAAATAGATTAGACTTAGATTCAATGAATTTGGATTCTACGATCCTACCGCATAGTATCGTTGAAAATATCGAAGTAGAATGTGATCGTACCTtattagaagataataatatgatGTCGCAG GTACACAATTTAGAAGTGATTAATCAAAGCGGTGTACAGCTTGGTGGAAATGCAGTTAAAATACTGGACGATCAGACAGCTATAGATTCTAAGTATAATGTGCTTAATAATAGTCACTATATTCTAAATGATGATAATATAAAGGTATTAAATACTGGAACTTTAAAGGTCCTTGACACAAGTGCTATTTTGGATGTGAATAATATGAAATTAATCGATACCGTTTCAAACGCAAGCGGTATGAAGGTAATGAATAAGAATGTGTTGATACAGTATGATACTGGGAATGTGTCAATTACGGAGAGTAGCGGTATACAGCAGCCGATCTCGACAAAGCGAAAGAGAGATGACAAACCGACGAGCACAAACAGCACGAGCttgaataatttaaattcaataGAGCCGAGGAAAGCTAAGACGAAGTTACAAATCATTAAAAAGTATCAGAATCCTTGCGAGGATCTGGACGAGGCTAATATAAATTTACCTTTTATTAAGTGGCTGGCATCGATAACCGAGAGAATAAATCAAACCATGCATTTCCAATTTGATGGGAAACCCGATCCTCTAGTATTTCACGTGCCGCAAATATTCTTCGATTGCCTGCGGGAGAGAATATCTTGCGGCGGCAAAAAGAAACGTTTGCCAAACTCTACCACAGCGTTTGTCAGAAAGGACGGTGTGCCGTTGGGCACGTTTACTAAATACACGTGGCAGATTACTAACATCTTGCACGTGAAAAGTATTTTTGAAACGCCGCTGATACCCCTGGAGATCACAAGAAGTTTTGTTCAAAATGTCGATGGTACATATGAGTTGTACAAGCGTGAGGAAACGGATATTGATCGGTACAAGAAAACTGATAATAATGCATTGATTAAGCCTTTAGAATTAAAAACGTATTTGAAAGTTGGTAAGAC CTCCCCAAACCAAGTCGAACCAACACCATTTTTGATAGAATGGATACCGGATATCCTGCCGATATCAAAGATTGGTGAACTCAGAATTAGATTCGAATTTGGTCATGTAAAAAACGAGACAAGCCACAGATGGAGGAAAATAgccttattaaaaaattattaa
- the LOC143367436 gene encoding E3 ubiquitin-protein ligase MARCHF5 isoform X2 gives MNQMMVLDAQAAMAAPESVNNAQPSDVTDGASSMNQAEVGGPVVNPDDDKRYCWVCFATDEDDVTASWVKPCHCRGTTKWVHQGCIQRWVDEKQKGRAGAHVACPQCNTEYIIVYPNMGPLVVVLDTIDGVIFRICPIIAASIVAASIYWTAVTYGAVTVMQVVGHKDGLAMMEQADPLVLLVGLPTIPIMLVLGKMLRWEDQALSLLRRHACKVPILRHFLPNSYSSDERAQSEGVPPMSDPVSATRILCGALLLPSIASICGKIFFESIHSNFQRTLLGGIAFITIKGAFKIYHKQQQYVRQCQRRIMDYTDDNIALYRRQNSETNQTS, from the exons ATGAATCAAATGATG GTACTTGATGCACAAGCTGCAATGGCTGCACCTGAATCAGTAAACAATGCACAACCAAGCGACGTGACTGACGGAGCATCTTCTATGAATCAAGCGGAAGTCGGTGGACCGGTAGTAAACCCAGACGACGA CAAAAGATATTGCTGGGTGTGTTTCGCGACCGACGAAGACGATGTGACCGCTTCGTGGGTGAAACCGTGCCATTGCCGTGGCACAACTAAATGGGTTCATCAAGGATGCATACAAAGATGGGTGGACGAGAAGCAGAAAGGTCGCGCGGGTGCGCACGTAGCTTGCCCGCAGTGCAACACAGAATATATTATTGTATATCCGAATATGG GGCCCTTAGTAGTAGTATTGGATACCATCGATGGCGTAATCTTCCGAATCTGTCCCATTATAGCAGCTAGCATAGTCGCTGCGTCTATATACTGGACGGCAGTGACATACGGCGCGGTAACTGTAATGCAAGTAGTTGGTCATAAGGATGGTTTAGCTATGATGGAACAGGCTGACCCTTTGGTGTTACTAGTCGGTCTACCAACTATTCCAATAATGTTAGTTCTGGGTAAAATGCTGAGATGGGAGGATCAAGCACTCAGCCTTTTGAGGCGACACGCATGCAAGGTTCCTATTTTGAGGCATTTTTTGCCCAATAG TTATTCTAGTGACGAAAGAGCTCAGTCCGAAGGTGTACCACCTATGAGCGATCCAGTATCAGCGACACGTATCCTTTGCGGCGCACTTCTACTACCAAGTATTGCCAGTATATGTGGTAAAATATTCTTTGAAAGCATACACTCGAACTTTCAAAGAACATTGCTC GGTGGTATAGCATTTATAACGATAAAGGGTGCATTCAAGATATATCATAAACAGCAGCAATATGTAAGACAATGCCAACGTCGTATAATGGATTACACCGATGACAATATCGCGCTATACAGAAGACAAAATTCCGAGACAAATCAGACAAGTTAA
- the LOC143367436 gene encoding E3 ubiquitin-protein ligase MARCHF5 isoform X1, whose product MSDNDIWQIYLSRAHDLHHRIIRIGSSDITQGNIRRLPNIEVTVRRPLTNLRTERQANESNDEVLDAQAAMAAPESVNNAQPSDVTDGASSMNQAEVGGPVVNPDDDKRYCWVCFATDEDDVTASWVKPCHCRGTTKWVHQGCIQRWVDEKQKGRAGAHVACPQCNTEYIIVYPNMGPLVVVLDTIDGVIFRICPIIAASIVAASIYWTAVTYGAVTVMQVVGHKDGLAMMEQADPLVLLVGLPTIPIMLVLGKMLRWEDQALSLLRRHACKVPILRHFLPNSYSSDERAQSEGVPPMSDPVSATRILCGALLLPSIASICGKIFFESIHSNFQRTLLGGIAFITIKGAFKIYHKQQQYVRQCQRRIMDYTDDNIALYRRQNSETNQTS is encoded by the exons ATGTCGGACAACGATATATGGCAAATATATTTATCACGTGCCCACGATCTCCATCATAGAATAATACGCATAGGATCTTCTGATATTACTCAGGGTAATATTAGACGTCTTCCAAATATAGAAGTAACTGTAAGAAGACCTCTGACGAATCTGAGGACAGAAAGACAAGCTAATGAATCAAATGATG agGTACTTGATGCACAAGCTGCAATGGCTGCACCTGAATCAGTAAACAATGCACAACCAAGCGACGTGACTGACGGAGCATCTTCTATGAATCAAGCGGAAGTCGGTGGACCGGTAGTAAACCCAGACGACGA CAAAAGATATTGCTGGGTGTGTTTCGCGACCGACGAAGACGATGTGACCGCTTCGTGGGTGAAACCGTGCCATTGCCGTGGCACAACTAAATGGGTTCATCAAGGATGCATACAAAGATGGGTGGACGAGAAGCAGAAAGGTCGCGCGGGTGCGCACGTAGCTTGCCCGCAGTGCAACACAGAATATATTATTGTATATCCGAATATGG GGCCCTTAGTAGTAGTATTGGATACCATCGATGGCGTAATCTTCCGAATCTGTCCCATTATAGCAGCTAGCATAGTCGCTGCGTCTATATACTGGACGGCAGTGACATACGGCGCGGTAACTGTAATGCAAGTAGTTGGTCATAAGGATGGTTTAGCTATGATGGAACAGGCTGACCCTTTGGTGTTACTAGTCGGTCTACCAACTATTCCAATAATGTTAGTTCTGGGTAAAATGCTGAGATGGGAGGATCAAGCACTCAGCCTTTTGAGGCGACACGCATGCAAGGTTCCTATTTTGAGGCATTTTTTGCCCAATAG TTATTCTAGTGACGAAAGAGCTCAGTCCGAAGGTGTACCACCTATGAGCGATCCAGTATCAGCGACACGTATCCTTTGCGGCGCACTTCTACTACCAAGTATTGCCAGTATATGTGGTAAAATATTCTTTGAAAGCATACACTCGAACTTTCAAAGAACATTGCTC GGTGGTATAGCATTTATAACGATAAAGGGTGCATTCAAGATATATCATAAACAGCAGCAATATGTAAGACAATGCCAACGTCGTATAATGGATTACACCGATGACAATATCGCGCTATACAGAAGACAAAATTCCGAGACAAATCAGACAAGTTAA
- the LOC143367438 gene encoding 2-aminoethanethiol dioxygenase gives MTSAIEILWKQALKTFDGRSNVGFKLCQKNFDKLWNLMNKITAEDVNLNKQVLDFIQIQPAPMCVIDIFENKDLTISVFILKHGVTMPMHDHPGMHGFLKVISGAVQVNSYTLKTNDDHIIKLNKEVSALRHRPISLHSNSPACMLTPRDKNLHEILCIEGPAAFLDILSPPYDVDEGGKGPRPCTFFKTINSKLYTDLPDVTEEVKLLGIEGPPDFYSESLKYTGPPLM, from the exons atgacGTCGGCAATCGAAATTCTGTGGAAACAAGCATTGAAGACATTCGATGGGCGAAGTAACGTCGGATTCAAGCTTTGCCAGAAGAATTTCGACAAACTGTGGAATTTGATGAATAAAATCACAGCTGAGGATGTGAATTTGAATAAGCAGGTACTGGACTTCATACAAATACAGCCCGCTCCGATGTGCGTTATCGACATATTTGAAAACAAAGACCTGACCATTTCGGTCTTTATATTGAAGCACGGCGTCACAATGCCGATGCACGATCATCCTGGGATGCACGGCTTTCTGAAG GTAATCAGCGGGGCAGTTCAAGTGAACAGTTATACGCTAAAGACGAACGATGATCACATAATCAAACTGAATAAAGAAGTATCAGCGCTTAGACACCGACCAATATCTTTGCATAGTAATTCACCCGCTTGTATGCTTACGCCGCGAGATAAAAATTTACACGAAATCTTGTGTATCGAGGGTCCCGCCGCGTTCTTAGATATATTAAGTCCACCTTACGACGTTGACGAGGGTGGAAAGGGCCCCAGACCATGTACATTCTTCAAAACCATTAATTCTAAGTTATATACAGATTTGCCAGATGTAACCGAGGAAGTGAAGTTATTGGGTATCGAAGGTCCACCGGATTTCTACTCCGAAAGTCTTAAATACACAGGGCCTCCCTTAATGTGA
- the LOC143367458 gene encoding uncharacterized protein C2orf42 isoform X1, which translates to MSNEERLRKLLSDLGKATLRGVRKCPKCGTYNGSRGLCCKNKYCDAVFKEPGEKRKLSTEACKLITGTTAQVFSVRVRDKGPDYRGFVQLPLINATISNEMTTLISQSTALCFVDSCERSFDTSVLKCHEKNLSDMPVSTCQHIQAALRCYAEAQPLTLRNSILSSLNVNNEMKQEIWLLATETSGPLVQRVSKNIMAVKCKASPKHPLGYLHFSLFVTKLKDRVEHRYFCSCSTFKGVGKTAGDKADVAQSSQSKRCVHFYACICAFASDAKLSEEFSYYINLDQTDLSIPKPLTAMLQNNEQDKIVGIDLDGLTTDDTDTHLLIFRDDTLTVQSLDGNRLDLDSMNLDSTILPHSIVENIEVECDRTLLEDNNMMSQVHNLEVINQSGVQLGGNAVKILDDQTAIDSKYNVLNNSHYILNDDNIKVLNTGTLKVLDTSAILDVNNMKLIDTVSNASGMKVMNKNVLIQYDTGNVSITESSGIQQPISTKRKRDDKPTSTNSTSLNNLNSIEPRKAKTKLQIIKKYQNPCEDLDEANINLPFIKWLASITERINQTMHFQFDGKPDPLVFHVPQIFFDCLRERISCGGKKKRLPNSTTAFVRKDGVPLGTFTKYTWQITNILHVKSIFETPLIPLEITRSFVQNVDGTYELYKREETDIDRYKKTDNNALIKPLELKTYLKVGNTSPNQVEPTPFLIEWIPDILPISKIGELRIRFEFGHVKNETSHRWRKIALLKNY; encoded by the exons ATGTCCAATGAAGAGCGTTTGCGGAAGCTTTTGTCCGACTTAGGAAAAGCGACTTTACGCGGAGTTCGTAAATGTCCAAAATGTGGAACTTACAATGGATCCCGTGGTTTATGCTGTAAAAACAAATACTGCGATGCGGTGTTTAAGGAGCCCGGTGAGAAAAGGAAATTATCGACGGAAGCGTGTAAGCTTATTACAGGCACAACAGCTCAAGTCTTCTCGGTTCGGGTGCGTGACAAAGGTCCAGATTATCGTGGATTTGTTCAGTTGCCATTGATAAATGCGACGATATCCAACGAAATGACGACTCTCATTTCGCAATCCACGGCGCTGTGCTTTGTCGATAGTTGTGAAAGGAGTTTTGATACTAGTGTTCTTAAATGTCAC GAAAAGAATTTGTCCGACATGCCTGTTTCTACGTGTCAACATATACAGGCTGCCTTAAGATGTTATGCAGAGGCACAACCATTAACATTGAGGAATTCAATTCTATCGTCCTTAAACgtgaataatgaaatgaaacaaGAAATTTGGTTATTGGCCACAGAAACCTCAGGTCCGTTAGTACAGCGTGTATCTAAAAATATAATGGCAGTGAAATGTAAAGCTTCGCCGAAGCATCCATTGGGCTACcttcatttttctctctttgttaCGAAATTGAAAGATAGAGTTGAACATCGCTATTTCTGTTCTTGTTCCACATTTAAG GGTGTGGGAAAAACAGCAGGGGACAAAGCAGACGTAGCACAGTCATCGCAGAGTAAACGTTGCGTGCATTTTTATGCGTGTATTTGTGCATTCGCTAGCGACGCAAAGTTATCTGAAGAGTTTAGTTATTATATAAATTTGGATCAGACCGATTTAAGTATACCGAAACCATTGACGGCAATGTTACAGAATAATGAGCAAGATAAAATAGTTGGCATTG ATCTCGATGGATTAACTACAGACGATACAGATACGCATCTTTTAATATTTCGAGATGATACTTTAACGGTACAGAGTTTGGATGGAAATAGATTAGACTTAGATTCAATGAATTTGGATTCTACGATCCTACCGCATAGTATCGTTGAAAATATCGAAGTAGAATGTGATCGTACCTtattagaagataataatatgatGTCGCAG GTACACAATTTAGAAGTGATTAATCAAAGCGGTGTACAGCTTGGTGGAAATGCAGTTAAAATACTGGACGATCAGACAGCTATAGATTCTAAGTATAATGTGCTTAATAATAGTCACTATATTCTAAATGATGATAATATAAAGGTATTAAATACTGGAACTTTAAAGGTCCTTGACACAAGTGCTATTTTGGATGTGAATAATATGAAATTAATCGATACCGTTTCAAACGCAAGCGGTATGAAGGTAATGAATAAGAATGTGTTGATACAGTATGATACTGGGAATGTGTCAATTACGGAGAGTAGCGGTATACAGCAGCCGATCTCGACAAAGCGAAAGAGAGATGACAAACCGACGAGCACAAACAGCACGAGCttgaataatttaaattcaataGAGCCGAGGAAAGCTAAGACGAAGTTACAAATCATTAAAAAGTATCAGAATCCTTGCGAGGATCTGGACGAGGCTAATATAAATTTACCTTTTATTAAGTGGCTGGCATCGATAACCGAGAGAATAAATCAAACCATGCATTTCCAATTTGATGGGAAACCCGATCCTCTAGTATTTCACGTGCCGCAAATATTCTTCGATTGCCTGCGGGAGAGAATATCTTGCGGCGGCAAAAAGAAACGTTTGCCAAACTCTACCACAGCGTTTGTCAGAAAGGACGGTGTGCCGTTGGGCACGTTTACTAAATACACGTGGCAGATTACTAACATCTTGCACGTGAAAAGTATTTTTGAAACGCCGCTGATACCCCTGGAGATCACAAGAAGTTTTGTTCAAAATGTCGATGGTACATATGAGTTGTACAAGCGTGAGGAAACGGATATTGATCGGTACAAGAAAACTGATAATAATGCATTGATTAAGCCTTTAGAATTAAAAACGTATTTGAAAGTTG gaAATACCTCCCCAAACCAAGTCGAACCAACACCATTTTTGATAGAATGGATACCGGATATCCTGCCGATATCAAAGATTGGTGAACTCAGAATTAGATTCGAATTTGGTCATGTAAAAAACGAGACAAGCCACAGATGGAGGAAAATAgccttattaaaaaattattaa
- the LOC143367458 gene encoding uncharacterized protein C2orf42 isoform X3, producing MSNEERLRKLLSDLGKATLRGVRKCPKCGTYNGSRGLCCKNKYCDAVFKEPGEKRKLSTEACKLITGTTAQVFSVRVRDKGPDYRGFVQLPLINATISNEMTTLISQSTALCFVDSCERSFDTSVLKCHEKNLSDMPVSTCQHIQAALRCYAEAQPLTLRNSILSSLNVNNEMKQEIWLLATETSGPLVQRVSKNIMAVKCKASPKHPLGYLHFSLFVTKLKDRVEHRYFCSCSTFKGVGKTAGDKADVAQSSQSKRCVHFYACICAFASDAKLSEEFSYYINLDQTDLSIPKPLTAMLQNNEQDKIVGIDLDGLTTDDTDTHLLIFRDDTLTVQSLDGNRLDLDSMNLDSTILPHSIVENIEVECDRTLLEDNNMMSQVHNLEVINQSGVQLGGNAVKILDDQTAIDSKYNVLNNSHYILNDDNIKVLNTGTLKVLDTSAILDVNNMKLIDTVSNASGMKVMNKNVLIQYDTGNVSITESSGIQQPISTKRKRDDKPTSTNSTSLNNLNSIEPRKAKTKLQIIKKYQNPCEDLDEANINLPFIKWLASITERINQTMHFQFDGKPDPLVFHVPQIFFDCLRERISCGGKKKRLPNSTTAFVRKDGVPLGTFTKYTWQITNILHVKSIFETPLIPLEITRSFVQNVDGTYELYKREETDIDRKYLPKPSRTNTIFDRMDTGYPADIKDW from the exons ATGTCCAATGAAGAGCGTTTGCGGAAGCTTTTGTCCGACTTAGGAAAAGCGACTTTACGCGGAGTTCGTAAATGTCCAAAATGTGGAACTTACAATGGATCCCGTGGTTTATGCTGTAAAAACAAATACTGCGATGCGGTGTTTAAGGAGCCCGGTGAGAAAAGGAAATTATCGACGGAAGCGTGTAAGCTTATTACAGGCACAACAGCTCAAGTCTTCTCGGTTCGGGTGCGTGACAAAGGTCCAGATTATCGTGGATTTGTTCAGTTGCCATTGATAAATGCGACGATATCCAACGAAATGACGACTCTCATTTCGCAATCCACGGCGCTGTGCTTTGTCGATAGTTGTGAAAGGAGTTTTGATACTAGTGTTCTTAAATGTCAC GAAAAGAATTTGTCCGACATGCCTGTTTCTACGTGTCAACATATACAGGCTGCCTTAAGATGTTATGCAGAGGCACAACCATTAACATTGAGGAATTCAATTCTATCGTCCTTAAACgtgaataatgaaatgaaacaaGAAATTTGGTTATTGGCCACAGAAACCTCAGGTCCGTTAGTACAGCGTGTATCTAAAAATATAATGGCAGTGAAATGTAAAGCTTCGCCGAAGCATCCATTGGGCTACcttcatttttctctctttgttaCGAAATTGAAAGATAGAGTTGAACATCGCTATTTCTGTTCTTGTTCCACATTTAAG GGTGTGGGAAAAACAGCAGGGGACAAAGCAGACGTAGCACAGTCATCGCAGAGTAAACGTTGCGTGCATTTTTATGCGTGTATTTGTGCATTCGCTAGCGACGCAAAGTTATCTGAAGAGTTTAGTTATTATATAAATTTGGATCAGACCGATTTAAGTATACCGAAACCATTGACGGCAATGTTACAGAATAATGAGCAAGATAAAATAGTTGGCATTG ATCTCGATGGATTAACTACAGACGATACAGATACGCATCTTTTAATATTTCGAGATGATACTTTAACGGTACAGAGTTTGGATGGAAATAGATTAGACTTAGATTCAATGAATTTGGATTCTACGATCCTACCGCATAGTATCGTTGAAAATATCGAAGTAGAATGTGATCGTACCTtattagaagataataatatgatGTCGCAG GTACACAATTTAGAAGTGATTAATCAAAGCGGTGTACAGCTTGGTGGAAATGCAGTTAAAATACTGGACGATCAGACAGCTATAGATTCTAAGTATAATGTGCTTAATAATAGTCACTATATTCTAAATGATGATAATATAAAGGTATTAAATACTGGAACTTTAAAGGTCCTTGACACAAGTGCTATTTTGGATGTGAATAATATGAAATTAATCGATACCGTTTCAAACGCAAGCGGTATGAAGGTAATGAATAAGAATGTGTTGATACAGTATGATACTGGGAATGTGTCAATTACGGAGAGTAGCGGTATACAGCAGCCGATCTCGACAAAGCGAAAGAGAGATGACAAACCGACGAGCACAAACAGCACGAGCttgaataatttaaattcaataGAGCCGAGGAAAGCTAAGACGAAGTTACAAATCATTAAAAAGTATCAGAATCCTTGCGAGGATCTGGACGAGGCTAATATAAATTTACCTTTTATTAAGTGGCTGGCATCGATAACCGAGAGAATAAATCAAACCATGCATTTCCAATTTGATGGGAAACCCGATCCTCTAGTATTTCACGTGCCGCAAATATTCTTCGATTGCCTGCGGGAGAGAATATCTTGCGGCGGCAAAAAGAAACGTTTGCCAAACTCTACCACAGCGTTTGTCAGAAAGGACGGTGTGCCGTTGGGCACGTTTACTAAATACACGTGGCAGATTACTAACATCTTGCACGTGAAAAGTATTTTTGAAACGCCGCTGATACCCCTGGAGATCACAAGAAGTTTTGTTCAAAATGTCGATGGTACATATGAGTTGTACAAGCGTGAGGAAACGGATATTGATCG gaAATACCTCCCCAAACCAAGTCGAACCAACACCATTTTTGATAGAATGGATACCGGATATCCTGCCGATATCAAAGATTGGTGA
- the Bic gene encoding bicaudal, with translation MNPEKLKKLQAQVRIGGKGTPRRKKKVVHATAATDDKKLQSCLKKLSVNTIPGIEEVNMIKDDGTVIHFNNPKAQASLSANTFAITGHGENKQITDMLPGIISQLGPEGVTQLKRLASTVSGSTVGKTTLEEDDEVPDLVENFDEASKEEVAPKKEADESDKAAGDKKEAVTIEEKKEAPLAMPEA, from the exons ATGAATCCCGAAAAGCTGAAGAAGCTTCAAGCCCAAGTACGAATCGGCGGTAAGGGAACACCCCGACGCAAGAAGAAG GTTGTGCACGCTACTGCCGCCACAGACGATAAAAAGTTACAGAGCTGTTTGAAGAAGCTGTCTGTGAACACTATACCTGGTATAGAGGAGGTTAATATGATCAAAGATGACGGCACCGTCATCCATTTCAATAATCCAAAGGCTCAAGCTAGTCTGTCCGCCAACACATTCGCCATTACTGGCCACGGCGAGAACAAACAGATAACTGACATGTTACCGGGAATCATAAGCCAGTTGGGACCTGAAGGCGTTACACAGTTGAAACGATTAGCGAGTACAGTTTCTGGAAGTACGGTCGGTAAAACGACGttggaggaagacgacgaggtgCCTGATTTAGTGGAGAATTTCGATGAGGCTAGTAAAGAGGAG GTTGCTCCAAAAAAGGAAGCGGATGAAAGTGATAAAGCGGCTGGCGATAAAAAAGAAGCTGTTACGATTGAAGAAAAGAAGGAGGCCCCCTTAGCTATGCCTGAAGCTTAA